In Streptomyces nojiriensis, the sequence TACCGGCGCGGCGCGATCGACCTGGCCGGCGGCTTCGCCCGGCTCGACCACAGCGAGGACCTGTACACCGGGCTCGCCCTGCACGAGCAGGGGTTCCGCACCCTGTACGTGCCGGTGCTGGTCGCCAAGGGCACCTCGCCCGACCGGGTCACCTCCTTCGTCAACCAGCAGTACCGGTGGGCGATGGGCAACCTCCACCTGCTCGGCACGCCCGTGCTGCGGCGGATGCGCGCGCCCTGGCGGATGCGGCTGTGCTTCTACGAGGGCATCGTCGGCTACCTGACCACCGCGGTGAACACCTTCGCGGCACCGTTGCCGCCGCTGGTGATGATGTTCTGGTTCCCGGACCACATCCGGCCGTGGCACGTACTGCCCCTGCTCGCCCCGCTGTGGCTGTGGCACGTGCTGCTGCCGCGGATCAGCCGCACCCGCTGGCGGGTGGAGGTCATCCGGGCGAACGTCCTGACCAGCGTGGCCGCCGCGACCGCGTTCGTGCACACGCTGCGCGGGCGCAGCGCCGCCTGGGTGCCCACCGGCGCGCGGGGTGCGGGGGCTCCCGGCGGGATGGCCCGCCGGGTGGTCGCCGTCTCGCTCGTCTGGCTCGTCCTCTCCAACGGGGCCGCGGCCACCGGTCTCGCGCTCGCCGTCGCCCGCAACGGCTGGGAGCCCAACTGGGGGCTGCTCCTCTACCTCCTGGTCCAGTGCCAGATCAACGTCCCGCTGATCCGGGACCTGGTGGCCGAGCTGCACCCGGCGGCGGGGCCGGTGCGCGCCCGGGTACGGGCCGCGCTGCGCCCGCGCGGCGGCGTGCTGCCGCGGCGCTGGCCCGAGACCGTCGCCGCTTCCGCGGTCCTCCTGCTCACCGGCCTGCTGGCGTCGGGGTGGGTCGACCCGATGCTCCCCTGGCTGAGTTGAAAGGCACCATCCGCATGTCCTTCCTCGTCACACCCGGCCGGCGCCGGCCCCGCCGGAGCGCCGCTCCCGGGGCCGGAGGGCTGCCGTCCGGCTCCCGTTCCGGCAACGAGTCCGGGCCGAGCCCGCACCGGTCCGCCTTCCGGCCCGACATCGAGGGTCTGCGCGCGGTCGCCGTCCTCGCGGTACTCGCCTTCCACGCCGGCATCCCCTGGGCGACCGGCGGTTTCGTCGGCGTGGACGTCTTCTTCGTCATCTCCGGCTACCTCATCACCGGTCTGCTGGTCCGCGAGGCGATCACCACCGGCCGGATCCGGCTCGGTGACTTCTTCTCCCGGCGGGCCCGGCGGCTGCTGCCCTCCGCCGCCGTGGTGCTCGCCGCGGTGGCCCTCGCCGGGGCCTGGCTGACCGTACCGCTGCGCCGCACCGACCTGGAGTACGACGTCGTCGCGGCGGCCCTGTCCTTCGCCAACTGGCGGTTCGTGTCGCAGCGGACCGACTACCTCGCCGCCGGACACGACCAGAGCCCGCTGCTGCACTTCTGGTCCCTCGCCGTCGAGGAGCAGTTCTACCTGTTCTGGGCTCCGCTGCTGGCGGTGCTGGTGCTGTGCGCGGCCCGGGC encodes:
- a CDS encoding glycosyltransferase family 2 protein, which gives rise to MTFHHLPQPPSDEELYWYFGPQRRWVLVSTSLAFVFTAATMFTFALRTPALWAFLAVLGLNLVALVLSCVNSLRQRRLTRQSHEVLIRAWRPATLPDVDLYLPTCGEPLDVLGNAYRAVAAVDWPGALTVWILDDADRPEVAALAASYGYEYVVRPDRGHLKKAGNLNHALTLSSAEFIAILDADFAPRPDFLRHLVPYLADPAVGIVQSPQCFDTDESMGWIQRAAGSAQEWFFRWIQPSRDASDAAICCGSNAVYRRGAIDLAGGFARLDHSEDLYTGLALHEQGFRTLYVPVLVAKGTSPDRVTSFVNQQYRWAMGNLHLLGTPVLRRMRAPWRMRLCFYEGIVGYLTTAVNTFAAPLPPLVMMFWFPDHIRPWHVLPLLAPLWLWHVLLPRISRTRWRVEVIRANVLTSVAAATAFVHTLRGRSAAWVPTGARGAGAPGGMARRVVAVSLVWLVLSNGAAATGLALAVARNGWEPNWGLLLYLLVQCQINVPLIRDLVAELHPAAGPVRARVRAALRPRGGVLPRRWPETVAASAVLLLTGLLASGWVDPMLPWLS